Genomic DNA from Pseudomonas helmanticensis:
GCCGGGGCCGACTTCAATGGCCGTGGCAGCACCATCGAAGTTCAGTTTGTCGAGCAGGGCCAGCACACTTTCGCGGTACTGCGGCAGGCCTGCGATCAAATCCTGCTGGGCGCGAAATTTCTCCGCGACCCTTGCGAAAAAGTCCTGACTGGCCGCGGCGCGTTGGCCATGAACCTGCTCGATGCGCGCTTGCACATCGTCAGGCAGCGTCAGGTTGTCGACTTCTTCTAACAACGCCGCGTGCAACTTGCCGCCCAACAGATCGGTGTGGGGCAGGGCGCGGCGATAAAAGATCGCGTTGCCTTCGCGGCGCGTCGCCACCAGGTCGGCTTGTGCCAGTACCTTGAGATGGTGACTCATGCCGGACTGACCCATACCGAAGATCTGCGCCAGCTCCAGAACCCCAAACGAATCGTTGGCCAGCGCGCGCAATACATTCAGCCGCAGCGGATCGCCGCCGGCCTTGCACAGGGCCGCCAGCTCGTCGCAATCGTCATGGCGAATGGAAGGCACACGTAAGTTCATAGGGCTGGCAGTCTAGAGAGGGGTGGAATTCATCGCAAGGGCAATATCAAAAAGTTTTGATATTGCTCGATCAATGGCGCTTTTTATTGCACTTCTCACTCGCCGGTTAACTCTACAAACGAGTAGCGGAAAGGTTTCACCAACAGAAAGCGCCGCTATCCATTGGAAAAACGCCCCCGGATGACTATCTGTCATTGCCCCGAGGCGCTCCGGTGAGGGAAAATGCCCTCCTTTTTTCCGTTTCGACTTACCAGAACCCAGGAGATCAGCGATGCCTAGCCGTCGTGAGCGTGCCAACGCCATTCGTGCCCTCAGCATGGATGCCGTGCAAAAAGCCAACAGCGGCCATCCCGGTGCCCCTATGGGTATGGCAGATATCGCCGAAGTGCTTTGGCGCGACTACCTCAAGCACAACCCGAGCAATCCATCGTTCGCCGACCGTGACCGCTTCGTGCTGTCCA
This window encodes:
- a CDS encoding ArsR/SmtB family transcription factor translates to MNLRVPSIRHDDCDELAALCKAGGDPLRLNVLRALANDSFGVLELAQIFGMGQSGMSHHLKVLAQADLVATRREGNAIFYRRALPHTDLLGGKLHAALLEEVDNLTLPDDVQARIEQVHGQRAAASQDFFARVAEKFRAQQDLIAGLPQYRESVLALLDKLNFDGAATAIEVGPGDGAFLPELARRFHAVTALDNSPAMLELARQVCEREQLANVSLQLADALNGTSLQADCVVLNMVLHHFAAPADALKHMADLLQPGGSLLVTELCSHNQSWAREACGDLWLGFEQDDLARWATAAGLVPGESLYVGLRNGFQIQVRHFQRPTGDTHHR